The Pseudochaenichthys georgianus unplaced genomic scaffold, fPseGeo1.2 scaffold_308_arrow_ctg1, whole genome shotgun sequence genome has a segment encoding these proteins:
- the LOC117442132 gene encoding histone H1-like produces MAAEEAPAEVAVAAAAPAKAPVKAPAKAPAKSPKKKAAKPAKKVGPGAAELILKAVTASKDRKGISYIAVKKALAAQGYEHTAHIKRAVKRLLENGALVQVKGTGASGSFKAAEKPKKAAKKPAAKAKKPAAAKKPAAKKPVTPKKVAKKPATAAKKTPVKKITKSPKKKVAVAKKAAPKKAATPKKTVTPKKAVKKAVKPAVKAAKKAPARKSSRK; encoded by the coding sequence ATGGCCGCAGAAGAAGCTCCCGCTGAAGTCGCCGTCGCCGCCGCCGCCCCGGCAAAGGCACCGGTAAAAGCACCAGCAAAGGCACCAGCCAAGTCCCCGAAGAAGAAGGCAGCCAAGCCGGCCAAGAAGGTTGGTCCCGGAGCCGCTGAGCTCATCTTGAAGGCGGTCACCGCCTCCAAGGACCGTAAAGGGATCTCTTACATCGCGGTGAAGAAGGCGCTGGCCGCTCAGGGCTACGAACACACCGCTCACATTAAACGCGCCGTGAAGAGGTTACTCGAGAATGGAGCCCTGGTGCAGGTCAAGGGAACCGGAGCCAGCGGCTCCTTCAAGGCCGCCGAGAAGCCCAAGAAGGCAGCGAAGAAGCCCGCAGCCAAAGCCAAGAAGCCGGCAGCAGCGAAGAAACCCGCCGCTAAGAAGCCAGTAACTCCCAAGAAGGTAGCGAAGAAGCCTGCTACTGCTGCTAAGAAAACCCCCGTGAAGAAGATTACTAAGAGCCCGAAGAAGAAGGTGGcagtggccaagaaggcagcccCCAAGAAGGCAGCGACCCCCAAGAAGACAGTAACCCCCAAGAAAGCTGTGAAGAAGGCGGTTAAACCAGCTGTCAAGGCAGCGAAGAAGGCACCAGCCAGGAAATCATCGAGGAAGTAA